In Caldisphaera lagunensis DSM 15908, a single genomic region encodes these proteins:
- a CDS encoding metal-dependent transcriptional regulator, which yields MSVHIKRRGISISLEEYLTTILKEGGNNNWIRFGNIAKSLGTTQASVTEAMQKLAKDGYIYYFPYKGVRLTNKGNELASSIVEKENEIKNLLIRIGVDEKESEDIACILEHKISDNAVKKLKEFVNKCVSDKNF from the coding sequence GTGTCTGTTCATATAAAAAGAAGGGGGATCTCTATAAGTTTAGAAGAATATTTGACGACAATCCTTAAAGAAGGAGGAAATAATAATTGGATCAGATTTGGAAATATTGCTAAAAGTTTAGGAACTACTCAGGCAAGCGTAACGGAAGCAATGCAAAAATTAGCCAAAGATGGTTACATATATTATTTTCCTTATAAAGGTGTTAGATTAACAAACAAAGGTAATGAATTGGCCTCTTCAATAGTAGAAAAGGAAAATGAGATCAAAAATTTGCTAATTAGGATAGGAGTTGATGAAAAAGAAAGCGAAGATATAGCATGTATATTGGAACATAAAATAAGCGATAATGCAGTAAAGAAACTAAAAGAGTTTGTTAATAAATGTGTATCTGATAAAAATTTTTAA
- a CDS encoding NAD(P)-dependent malic enzyme: MSEGESATAEWYKLSVELHRYYGGKIEIIPKVPVRRLKDFAIWYTPGVAEASRLSSKNPDLSFELTSRWNTIAVVSDGTRVLGLGNIGPEGAYPVMEGKALIYKYLGGVDAVPLVHRARDPNRFLQLLEDIEPSYGGINLEDIESPKCFYILDEARKRLKIPVWHDDQQGTATIILAGLINALKVVKKSIKDVRIVIVGAGAANTAFYRLLKGIKSDLENIVVVEKNGILHPEMPNIDKLMISNKWQYDIAIETKGGGLPPNSTIDKAFENADVVIAASTPGPDTLKKEWVSKMNKDAIVFALANPVPEIWPQDAKKAGAKIVATGRSDFPNQINNSLVFPAIFRGVLDVRAKTISDTMAITAAYEIAKFAEEKGLSENYIVPTMEEWEVYPRVAAAVAVKAVEEGVARKTTTYKEELDNATYMISLSRKKLETVYQRGLIKDPLIDYTK, translated from the coding sequence GTGTCTGAAGGAGAATCTGCAACTGCAGAATGGTATAAGTTAAGCGTTGAATTACATAGATATTATGGAGGTAAGATAGAAATAATACCTAAGGTTCCTGTTAGAAGGCTTAAAGATTTCGCTATTTGGTACACACCTGGTGTTGCAGAAGCATCACGATTATCTAGTAAAAACCCTGATTTATCATTTGAATTAACATCTAGATGGAATACAATAGCTGTTGTAAGTGATGGGACAAGAGTTTTGGGTTTGGGTAATATTGGGCCTGAAGGAGCTTATCCTGTTATGGAAGGGAAGGCATTAATTTATAAGTATTTAGGTGGAGTTGATGCAGTTCCATTAGTACATAGAGCAAGAGATCCCAATAGATTCTTGCAACTTTTGGAAGATATTGAGCCAAGTTATGGTGGTATAAACCTTGAAGATATTGAGAGTCCTAAGTGTTTTTATATATTAGATGAGGCAAGAAAAAGGCTAAAAATACCTGTATGGCATGATGATCAACAAGGAACAGCAACAATAATCTTAGCAGGTCTCATTAATGCATTAAAAGTCGTTAAGAAATCAATTAAAGATGTTAGAATAGTAATAGTGGGAGCTGGGGCTGCAAATACTGCTTTCTATAGGCTATTAAAGGGCATTAAATCAGATCTAGAAAATATAGTAGTAGTAGAGAAAAATGGTATCTTGCATCCAGAGATGCCCAATATAGATAAATTGATGATAAGTAATAAATGGCAATATGATATAGCAATAGAAACAAAGGGTGGGGGATTACCACCAAATTCAACAATTGATAAAGCATTTGAAAATGCAGATGTTGTTATTGCAGCAAGTACACCTGGGCCAGATACGTTAAAGAAGGAATGGGTTTCTAAAATGAATAAGGATGCAATTGTATTTGCATTAGCAAATCCTGTACCAGAAATATGGCCACAAGATGCAAAAAAGGCTGGGGCAAAGATTGTAGCTACTGGGAGAAGTGATTTTCCAAATCAGATAAATAATTCGTTGGTTTTTCCAGCTATCTTTAGGGGAGTTTTAGATGTGAGGGCAAAAACAATTAGCGATACAATGGCTATAACTGCTGCATATGAAATTGCTAAATTTGCTGAAGAAAAGGGCTTAAGTGAAAATTACATTGTTCCAACAATGGAAGAATGGGAAGTATATCCTAGGGTTGCTGCTGCAGTTGCTGTAAAGGCAGTTGAAGAAGGGGTTGCTAGAAAAACAACAACATATAAGGAAGAATTAGATAATGCTACATATATGATTTCATTATCAAGGAAGAAGCTAGAAACAGTATATCAAAGAGGCTTGATTAAAGATCCATTAATAGACTACACAAAGTAA
- a CDS encoding acetate uptake transporter: MSKEEVWGNPAALGLVGFGLTTIALSLANAGIIPTTGLTIGYAVSWGGLAQVFAGWISFRRNDTFGGTAFSGYGLFWIGLALALILGLHVSSSELGLWMLLWGIFTLYMDVGAILAKARVLSIVLTLLFITFFILSAADFSTSSMILKAAGWIGLITGISAVYLSMAIVINTVKGKVVVPE, from the coding sequence ATGAGTAAAGAGGAAGTTTGGGGGAATCCGGCGGCTTTAGGTTTAGTAGGTTTTGGTCTTACTACTATTGCATTAAGTTTAGCCAATGCTGGTATAATACCAACAACTGGATTGACAATAGGCTATGCAGTTTCATGGGGAGGACTAGCTCAAGTTTTTGCAGGATGGATATCTTTTAGGAGAAACGATACATTTGGCGGGACAGCTTTTAGCGGATACGGCCTATTTTGGATTGGTTTAGCATTAGCATTAATTCTGGGCTTACATGTCAGTTCTTCTGAATTAGGATTATGGATGCTATTATGGGGTATTTTTACGCTATATATGGATGTTGGAGCTATATTAGCTAAAGCAAGAGTTTTAAGTATTGTATTAACCTTATTATTTATCACATTCTTTATACTATCCGCTGCTGATTTTTCAACTAGTTCAATGATATTGAAAGCAGCCGGTTGGATAGGATTGATAACTGGTATATCAGCAGTATATTTATCTATGGCTATAGTCATTAATACAGTAAAAGGAAAAGTTGTTGTCCCTGAATAA
- the acs gene encoding acetate--CoA ligase, with protein MYTEAGLLSEIENLPYKDKRFPYHNAYIDYWRKSVDNIEEFWDQKARELIWYKTWDKVLDSSNPPFYRWFVGGQTNINLNALDRWQNTVTFNKVAYYWEGEDGTARVITYRDLYKEVNKFSKALIDLGVKENDVVTVYLPMIPELPISMLSITRIGAMHSVVFSGFSPEALATRIVDAKSKVLITADSYPRNGKPIELKKNVEQAIMLAKNQGVNVEKVIVVKRLGSEIPFTEGRDYWYHELVNKYPDNTYVKPVARKSDDILFILYTSGTTGKPKGIMHSVGGYMTYVYHAFKWNWDIRPEDVHWTFADVGWITGHTYIVYGPLMHGATEVMYEGAPVYPAPDRPWSIVEKYKVTILYTSPTSLRLLRQYGDDWVKKHDLSSLRILGTVGEPINPDVWDWYFNVIGKGKCPIVDTWWMTETSASMIAPSPHLGLVPLKPGSATYPLPGILPDVLDDNGNPTPPGVKGYLVIKKPWPGMPLGIWGDPERYVKTYFSKYQGLFYAGDYAVKDEEGYFWLLGRADEVLKVAGHRIGTIEMEDALLKHPAVAEAAVIGVPDPIKGEVPIAAVVLKTGVDPKDDLKNELIDVIRKTIGPIATPQAIIFVKKLPKTRSGKIMRRVLKAILTNGPVGDVSTLEDPTSVDELKRAWDEFKLSMK; from the coding sequence ATGTATACTGAGGCGGGTCTTTTGAGCGAGATTGAGAATCTTCCTTATAAGGATAAGAGATTTCCTTATCATAATGCTTATATAGATTATTGGAGAAAAAGTGTTGATAATATTGAAGAATTTTGGGACCAGAAAGCTAGAGAACTTATATGGTATAAAACATGGGATAAGGTATTAGATTCTTCTAACCCACCATTTTATCGTTGGTTCGTTGGAGGTCAAACTAATATAAATCTTAATGCATTAGATAGATGGCAAAATACTGTAACTTTTAATAAGGTCGCATATTATTGGGAAGGAGAAGATGGAACTGCTAGGGTCATTACTTATAGAGATTTATATAAGGAAGTTAACAAATTTTCCAAGGCACTAATTGATTTAGGAGTAAAGGAAAATGATGTAGTAACAGTTTATTTACCAATGATCCCAGAACTACCGATATCTATGTTATCAATAACAAGGATAGGGGCTATGCATAGCGTAGTATTTTCAGGATTTAGCCCAGAAGCTCTAGCAACAAGAATAGTTGATGCAAAGTCCAAGGTTTTGATAACGGCTGATTCGTATCCAAGAAATGGGAAACCTATAGAATTAAAGAAAAATGTAGAACAAGCAATTATGTTGGCTAAAAATCAAGGAGTTAATGTTGAAAAAGTTATTGTTGTTAAGAGGTTAGGAAGCGAAATACCGTTTACTGAAGGGAGAGATTATTGGTATCACGAATTGGTAAACAAATATCCAGATAATACATATGTTAAACCAGTTGCAAGGAAAAGCGATGATATCCTATTTATTTTGTATACAAGCGGTACAACTGGAAAACCAAAAGGTATAATGCATTCTGTTGGAGGATATATGACTTATGTATATCATGCGTTTAAGTGGAACTGGGATATAAGACCTGAAGATGTTCATTGGACCTTTGCAGATGTGGGATGGATAACAGGACATACATATATTGTATATGGACCTTTAATGCACGGAGCAACTGAAGTCATGTATGAAGGTGCTCCAGTATATCCAGCTCCTGATAGACCATGGAGCATTGTTGAAAAATATAAAGTAACAATTCTTTATACCTCTCCTACATCTTTAAGATTGCTAAGGCAATATGGTGATGATTGGGTTAAAAAGCATGATCTATCATCATTAAGAATACTAGGTACAGTTGGTGAACCTATAAATCCAGATGTTTGGGATTGGTACTTTAATGTTATAGGAAAAGGAAAATGCCCAATTGTAGATACATGGTGGATGACTGAAACTTCAGCATCTATGATAGCCCCTTCGCCACATCTAGGACTTGTTCCATTAAAGCCTGGTTCAGCAACGTATCCATTACCAGGGATTTTGCCAGATGTGCTAGATGACAATGGAAATCCAACTCCTCCTGGAGTTAAAGGATATTTAGTAATTAAGAAACCATGGCCGGGTATGCCTTTAGGAATTTGGGGAGATCCGGAAAGGTATGTTAAAACATATTTCAGCAAATATCAAGGTCTATTTTATGCTGGTGATTATGCAGTAAAAGATGAAGAGGGATATTTCTGGCTATTGGGCAGAGCGGATGAAGTATTAAAAGTAGCAGGCCATAGAATAGGAACCATCGAAATGGAAGATGCATTACTTAAACACCCTGCAGTAGCAGAAGCAGCAGTAATTGGTGTGCCAGATCCAATTAAGGGAGAAGTACCTATAGCAGCTGTTGTATTAAAAACAGGAGTAGATCCAAAAGATGATCTTAAAAATGAATTAATTGATGTGATAAGAAAAACAATAGGCCCTATAGCAACGCCTCAAGCTATAATATTCGTAAAGAAATTGCCAAAGACAAGAAGCGGTAAAATTATGAGAAGAGTTCTTAAGGCAATACTAACTAATGGACCTGTTGGAGATGTTTCAACATTAGAAGATCCCACGTCTGTCGATGAGCTCAAAAGAGCATGGGATGAGTTTAAGCTTAGTATGAAGTAA
- a CDS encoding amidohydrolase family protein, whose protein sequence is MKADIPVSCIIDAHVHSPVMKNAKDVNEYLRKLIDSGIGGAVILGIPPFKDLLLKVSYDDILTEYERTKYLIEKFAEEVKDFLTPENLFIMAHQISESFCHFIKHQEISALSNFTVLFPANLSLEPDVLSTILERSLNEGFKGFKIISTLFFKHLDDPSVEATIEVANEKGLPVTIHGGCDPGIWELPKFCKYGDPSKLDRILNKYKDAKIIIAHAGGYSAIAPGVFIDETLELVKKYPNVYIDTSALPVQLIPIVMKMFPRDRIMYGSDYPAVSNANPRNYMEDVFLTLLSSGISKRDLEKFAHENAESIFDIECLSQNYDLINP, encoded by the coding sequence TTGAAAGCTGACATACCAGTATCCTGCATAATAGATGCCCACGTACACAGCCCTGTAATGAAAAATGCAAAGGATGTAAATGAATACCTTAGAAAATTAATAGATTCTGGAATAGGCGGAGCGGTAATCTTAGGTATTCCCCCCTTTAAAGACTTGTTATTAAAGGTATCTTATGATGACATTTTAACAGAATATGAAAGAACCAAATATCTTATTGAAAAATTTGCTGAAGAAGTTAAGGATTTTTTAACACCAGAAAATCTATTTATAATGGCCCATCAGATTTCTGAAAGTTTTTGCCATTTTATTAAGCATCAAGAAATATCTGCCCTTTCAAATTTTACCGTATTGTTTCCAGCAAATTTATCATTAGAGCCTGACGTACTATCAACAATATTAGAAAGGTCATTAAATGAGGGATTTAAGGGATTTAAAATAATATCTACCCTGTTTTTTAAACATCTAGACGATCCATCTGTAGAAGCAACAATAGAGGTTGCTAATGAAAAAGGTTTACCGGTTACAATACATGGAGGTTGTGACCCAGGCATATGGGAACTACCAAAATTCTGTAAATATGGAGATCCCAGCAAACTTGATCGTATTCTAAATAAATATAAAGATGCTAAAATAATAATTGCTCACGCAGGAGGGTATAGCGCTATAGCTCCTGGAGTATTTATTGATGAAACATTAGAATTGGTTAAAAAATATCCTAACGTCTATATTGATACTTCAGCATTACCAGTGCAACTAATACCTATCGTAATGAAGATGTTTCCAAGAGATAGGATTATGTATGGATCTGATTATCCTGCAGTTAGCAATGCCAATCCTAGAAATTATATGGAAGATGTATTCTTAACTCTCTTAAGTAGTGGTATATCTAAAAGGGATCTTGAAAAGTTTGCGCATGAAAATGCTGAATCTATATTTGATATAGAGTGTCTTTCTCAAAATTATGACCTTATTAATCCATGA
- a CDS encoding ABC transporter substrate-binding protein, with protein sequence MGTRENMRSISKGIIAGIVIIVIVIIGIGVYFATRKSSVSTSTKTSSTSSIQQLSAVSVSTNTLIAGSKVNFYLPNFPSGTKYAILYTGDGNEINVTSQYASYVYKYPGRYLVMYNVYSSKGSLIGGSYQNLIELTVSPNISDKIAPLITVPTITFNSTENPTAPLFNVSQKIYLIGSFLQPPSGQNMTIYEYVWNFGNGTIKTILANQTTLLPEYNPVVVYNKPGLYAVSLTIITKNVSSGKTYNYTTYQSIAVSGNGQTYALMSVSTKIPNPGVIEVSENVAGGPYSFDPQIDYETVGGEVILNIYSTLVIYNGSSTTSFLPMAAAYLPTVGNWSNITARYLYGAISPNYTVYIFKIRPGLYFSNGDPLTAYDVWYSFIRDILFAGGTPPTPGWILTQYLIPNYSAGTFVIKAPNDTQGFDEIMNAITYNNQTDTVTFHLYKPTAPQFLFTALADPLGAGILDAKWLEQIGAGINFTPAGFYSYQQQANEGNYNTQVQWNPISSGPYMIKSYTPGESVVLSPNPYWPTNISYIPKPNDTVIIYWVKDPNTAYEMFASGQADIVTGLPSNYIPMIQQMESKGQASLYEFPTLSEFFFEFNSNISQSMLSSLNPSYHIPSYYFANPLVREAFAYAFNYTQYLNDIVGNVKYHFDFASPYCGVIIPGLPYYIPPTELTGCPTFNLTYAKQLMEESGYYNISVYFPIIVPSGDTVDFTAASMWAQALHNIDPNINAVPLYEPFSTIISYQVPGENPMPIYYLGWLADYPLASDFVNAMYLNTSTYPSVNGFNSQYFANLSKYYASQGNTFLAQLYANESNEYAELNNLIIMADNAAQSGNTTLAQTLYKEAEQLGINLYMYVYTQQPNQYWIIKPYMHGFNNQISYEENPMIGGGADSLYYWWVKG encoded by the coding sequence ATGGGTACCCGTGAAAATATGCGTTCCATTTCAAAAGGTATAATTGCTGGTATTGTAATAATTGTAATAGTAATAATAGGGATCGGGGTATATTTTGCAACTAGAAAATCATCCGTTTCTACATCAACAAAGACATCATCAACTTCAAGTATCCAACAATTATCTGCAGTGTCTGTGTCAACAAACACATTAATTGCAGGCTCAAAAGTTAACTTTTATTTACCTAATTTCCCATCAGGTACTAAATATGCCATATTATACACGGGAGATGGAAATGAAATAAATGTAACTTCACAATATGCATCTTACGTATACAAATATCCTGGTAGATATTTAGTTATGTACAATGTTTATTCAAGCAAAGGTTCTTTAATAGGTGGTTCATATCAAAATTTGATAGAATTAACAGTAAGTCCAAACATAAGCGATAAAATAGCTCCATTAATTACAGTTCCAACAATTACATTTAATTCAACAGAAAACCCGACAGCACCCTTATTTAATGTATCTCAAAAAATTTATTTGATAGGAAGCTTTTTGCAACCACCATCTGGTCAAAACATGACAATATATGAATATGTATGGAACTTTGGTAATGGAACAATAAAAACAATATTAGCAAATCAAACAACATTATTACCTGAATATAATCCAGTTGTTGTTTATAATAAACCTGGTTTATATGCTGTATCATTAACAATAATAACTAAAAACGTTTCATCTGGGAAAACATATAACTATACAACATATCAAAGCATTGCAGTATCAGGTAATGGTCAAACTTACGCATTGATGTCCGTTTCAACAAAGATACCAAATCCAGGAGTAATAGAAGTTTCTGAAAATGTTGCTGGAGGTCCATATAGCTTTGATCCTCAAATAGATTATGAAACTGTTGGTGGGGAAGTTATTTTAAACATATATTCTACATTAGTTATTTATAATGGTTCATCAACAACATCTTTCCTACCAATGGCAGCAGCTTATTTACCAACTGTTGGTAATTGGTCAAACATAACTGCTAGATATTTATATGGAGCAATTTCACCAAATTATACAGTTTACATATTTAAAATAAGACCTGGTTTGTATTTCTCTAATGGAGATCCATTAACAGCATATGATGTATGGTATTCATTTATAAGGGATATATTATTTGCAGGAGGAACACCTCCAACACCAGGTTGGATATTAACACAATACCTCATACCTAACTATTCTGCTGGTACGTTTGTAATAAAAGCACCAAATGATACACAAGGATTTGATGAAATAATGAATGCAATAACTTATAATAACCAAACAGATACAGTAACTTTCCATCTATATAAACCAACAGCTCCACAATTCTTATTTACTGCATTAGCTGATCCATTAGGTGCTGGTATATTGGATGCTAAATGGTTAGAACAAATAGGGGCAGGAATTAATTTCACGCCAGCTGGATTTTATTCATATCAACAACAAGCAAATGAAGGTAATTATAATACACAAGTACAATGGAACCCAATATCATCTGGACCATACATGATCAAATCTTATACCCCTGGAGAAAGCGTTGTTTTATCACCAAATCCATATTGGCCTACAAATATTTCATACATACCAAAACCAAATGATACTGTTATAATATATTGGGTTAAAGATCCCAACACTGCATATGAAATGTTTGCATCTGGACAAGCTGATATAGTAACTGGTTTACCATCTAACTATATACCTATGATTCAACAAATGGAAAGCAAAGGACAGGCATCATTATATGAATTCCCAACATTATCAGAATTTTTCTTTGAATTTAATTCAAATATTAGTCAATCAATGCTATCTTCATTAAACCCATCTTATCATATTCCATCATATTACTTCGCAAACCCATTGGTTAGAGAGGCATTTGCATATGCATTCAACTATACACAATACCTAAATGATATAGTAGGTAATGTTAAATATCACTTTGACTTTGCAAGTCCCTATTGTGGAGTTATAATACCTGGTTTACCCTATTACATTCCACCAACAGAGCTAACAGGTTGTCCAACATTTAACTTAACATATGCAAAACAATTAATGGAAGAATCTGGATATTATAATATATCAGTATACTTCCCAATAATTGTACCAAGTGGTGATACTGTTGATTTCACGGCAGCATCAATGTGGGCACAAGCATTGCATAATATTGATCCAAACATAAATGCTGTTCCACTGTACGAACCATTTTCAACTATAATATCATATCAGGTTCCAGGAGAAAATCCAATGCCAATATATTATCTAGGTTGGCTAGCTGATTATCCATTAGCAAGCGATTTCGTTAATGCTATGTACTTAAATACATCAACTTATCCATCTGTAAATGGTTTTAATTCACAATATTTTGCTAATCTAAGCAAATATTATGCTTCACAAGGAAATACATTCTTAGCACAATTATATGCTAATGAATCTAATGAATATGCTGAATTAAATAATTTAATAATAATGGCTGATAATGCAGCTCAAAGTGGTAATACTACATTGGCACAAACACTTTATAAAGAAGCTGAGCAATTAGGAATAAATCTGTATATGTATGTATACACTCAACAGCCAAACCAATATTGGATAATTAAGCCATATATGCATGGATTCAATAATCAAATAAGCTATGAAGAAAATCCAATGATAGGAGGAGGGGCCGATTCTTTATATTACTGGTGGGTTAAAGGATAA
- a CDS encoding DUF2797 domain-containing protein — MFERVILRLVKKKIYNEVYEEVYPGKNVLFGNEIFTIKTYDSDLEYLLIQKIGYPEVYKYNGTIKLITENINSFCEWHNGPLDEVDDPTKRFYCPISSEGFCSKHKRSDRAIYSLCLSYRGEKALEACKTIDKKITKGEYIVYLIDYGGQLPKVGTTRKFRLLERIAEQPHIIATQLYLTDSLYKARLMEMNISKSGLANELWRHRWISTENLYNSIIKIKDMADKILKKFDIKEEIKLFRIRQPKINFIQGDLSNKELKLNGAWGGYLILSDMKYNYIYSESQLLHKDSILINNEIKL; from the coding sequence ATGTTTGAAAGAGTTATCTTAAGATTAGTTAAGAAAAAAATATATAATGAAGTCTATGAAGAAGTATACCCTGGTAAAAATGTTTTATTTGGTAATGAGATATTTACTATAAAGACTTATGATTCTGATTTGGAATATTTATTAATTCAAAAAATTGGTTATCCTGAAGTCTATAAATACAATGGAACTATTAAGCTTATAACTGAAAATATAAATAGCTTTTGTGAATGGCATAATGGTCCATTAGATGAGGTTGATGATCCAACAAAAAGATTTTATTGCCCAATATCTTCTGAAGGTTTCTGCAGCAAGCATAAAAGAAGTGATAGGGCAATCTATAGCTTATGCTTATCTTATAGAGGAGAAAAAGCTTTAGAGGCATGTAAAACTATTGATAAAAAAATTACCAAAGGGGAATATATAGTATATTTGATTGATTATGGAGGACAATTACCAAAGGTAGGAACAACAAGAAAATTTAGATTGTTGGAAAGAATAGCTGAGCAGCCTCATATAATAGCTACTCAATTGTATTTAACAGATAGTTTATATAAAGCAAGATTAATGGAGATGAATATATCAAAAAGCGGTTTAGCAAATGAGTTGTGGAGACATAGATGGATTTCTACAGAAAACTTGTATAATTCTATTATTAAGATTAAGGATATGGCTGATAAAATATTAAAGAAATTTGATATCAAAGAGGAAATAAAGCTATTCAGGATTAGACAGCCTAAAATTAATTTTATTCAAGGAGATTTAAGTAATAAAGAATTAAAATTAAACGGAGCGTGGGGAGGTTATTTAATACTATCAGATATGAAATATAATTATATATATTCAGAATCTCAACTATTACATAAAGATAGTATTTTAATTAATAATGAAATAAAATTGTAA
- a CDS encoding nucleotidyltransferase family protein, giving the protein MDLTAVIPAGGEGSRFKPYTDIVPKPMIPLGEEEKPILDYIVHHLSRNGFEHIILLVNYKWKYIKNYFQDGNRYNLKIDYSIDDDKYSNTGGSLLKAYKNNLINSDPVLIWYGDILANLNPNDIVKVHKEEDLDALLVVADKYQIPVGVAEIDENNNIVRLREKPWYEIKVTIGILTLNVDVLKSIENALGTKFDIMGDLIPYMIKNKKKVKAYIYNEEWIDVGSLERYKKIDEKILKKVIR; this is encoded by the coding sequence TTGGATTTAACTGCGGTTATTCCAGCGGGTGGAGAAGGTTCTAGATTTAAACCATATACAGATATAGTTCCTAAGCCAATGATACCCCTGGGTGAAGAAGAAAAACCAATTCTAGATTACATTGTACACCATTTATCAAGAAATGGATTTGAACATATAATCTTATTGGTTAACTATAAATGGAAATATATAAAGAATTATTTTCAAGATGGTAATAGATATAATTTAAAAATAGATTATAGTATAGATGATGATAAATATAGTAACACTGGTGGATCATTATTAAAGGCATACAAAAATAACTTAATTAATTCAGATCCTGTTTTAATATGGTATGGGGACATACTGGCTAATCTTAATCCTAACGATATAGTAAAGGTTCATAAAGAAGAAGATTTAGACGCACTTCTTGTTGTTGCAGATAAATACCAAATTCCCGTTGGAGTGGCTGAAATAGATGAGAATAATAACATTGTTCGCTTAAGGGAAAAGCCATGGTACGAAATAAAGGTAACGATTGGTATACTCACTTTAAATGTTGATGTATTGAAAAGCATAGAAAACGCTTTAGGAACTAAATTCGATATAATGGGAGATTTAATTCCATACATGATAAAAAATAAGAAGAAAGTTAAAGCTTATATCTATAATGAGGAATGGATCGATGTAGGTAGTTTAGAAAGGTATAAAAAAATTGATGAAAAAATTTTAAAGAAAGTTATTAGATAG